One genomic segment of Pedobacter endophyticus includes these proteins:
- a CDS encoding SIMPL domain-containing protein, with protein MKKLTAILFIAFLGLSTAMAQQADLRRKINVSGTSETEVTPDIIYISISLKEYLNGKNKVEITDLEKQLFAAVQKAGIAKENLTISNLSSWNYATEKKKNPDFLASKQYRLKVSDLNKFNAIIEAIDAKGIASTNIESYDYSKIESLKKELKIKALLAAKEKAAYMVEALGDKLGSVIEIQDGGDNIVQPVYRNYMMKSAMAEADTAPEIDFKKIKLNFTVNAVFEIK; from the coding sequence ATGAAAAAGTTAACAGCAATTTTGTTCATCGCATTTTTAGGATTATCTACAGCGATGGCACAACAAGCAGATTTACGTCGGAAAATAAATGTAAGTGGAACTTCGGAAACGGAAGTTACACCAGATATTATTTACATCAGTATTTCGCTGAAGGAATACCTGAATGGCAAGAACAAAGTAGAGATTACCGATTTGGAAAAGCAACTTTTTGCCGCTGTACAAAAGGCCGGAATTGCGAAGGAAAATTTAACCATTAGCAATCTCAGCAGTTGGAACTATGCTACTGAGAAAAAGAAAAATCCCGATTTTTTAGCGAGTAAGCAATATCGGTTAAAAGTAAGCGACTTAAACAAGTTCAATGCAATTATTGAGGCGATTGATGCAAAAGGCATTGCCAGTACCAATATTGAAAGCTACGATTATTCGAAAATCGAAAGCCTGAAAAAAGAGCTAAAAATTAAAGCCTTGTTGGCCGCCAAAGAGAAAGCTGCCTATATGGTTGAGGCGTTAGGCGACAAATTAGGGAGTGTAATTGAGATTCAAGATGGTGGAGACAATATTGTACAACCGGTTTACAGAAATTACATGATGAAATCGGCCATGGCGGAGGCAGACACTGCACCTGAAATTGATTTCAAAAAAATTAAACTGAATTTTACCGTAAATGCAGTTTTCGAGATCAAATAA
- a CDS encoding Panacea domain-containing protein, whose amino-acid sequence MASDKYFYAKYFSIKIFVIFVNMQAFNVDKDKTLNAALFILNQLGEADYHKVFKILYFAEQQHLKNFGQPLTGDAYQAMPFGPVPSFLYDIFKAAENHQSPFSEAIELSKSFAVVRKDKIPYVSALVAADTDQLSETNVEAILKSIKENHHLSFKEITDKSHDTAWAKAEKAVDTEMSYLDIAASAAASEEMLAYILLNAENDNLNVY is encoded by the coding sequence ATGGCATCGGACAAATATTTTTATGCTAAGTATTTTAGTATAAAAATATTTGTTATATTTGTTAATATGCAGGCCTTTAATGTAGATAAAGATAAAACCCTTAATGCGGCATTATTCATCCTCAATCAATTAGGTGAAGCAGACTATCATAAGGTTTTTAAAATTCTATATTTTGCAGAACAGCAACACCTGAAGAATTTTGGTCAGCCTTTAACCGGCGATGCTTATCAGGCAATGCCTTTTGGACCGGTTCCTTCTTTCCTTTATGATATTTTTAAGGCTGCGGAAAATCACCAGTCGCCTTTTAGCGAGGCCATTGAGCTTTCCAAATCGTTCGCTGTGGTTCGAAAGGATAAGATTCCATACGTTAGTGCACTTGTAGCCGCTGATACCGACCAGCTGTCGGAAACAAATGTCGAAGCAATATTAAAGTCTATTAAGGAAAATCATCATTTAAGCTTCAAAGAGATTACCGATAAGTCTCATGATACGGCTTGGGCAAAGGCTGAAAAGGCGGTCGACACCGAAATGTCGTATTTAGATATTGCCGCGTCTGCAGCGGCATCGGAAGAAATGTTAGCCTATATTTTGCTAAACGCAGAGAACGACAATTTAAATGTTTATTAA
- the lnt gene encoding apolipoprotein N-acyltransferase encodes MKSKQTYLLALLSALLLWLAWPPMHFTTPLLLIALVPLFIALEAVGNRVTPKTGRHIFLTAGLTFLVWNTASIYWVYNAISAYNGALTAIPVLIIPYGLGALLMTFAFWLYYRLSKYANKRIAYLGLISFYIALEYLQQTWDLAFPWMTLGNGLAGMHQLAQWYDYTGVYGGSLWILLSNILAFEAYRKFKSQTGYLKFRPWAIWVLVVIIPIGISLTKYFTSVQKGTPSNVVVVQPNIDPYLKLSDIPPAEQIKILTHLTDSLAQPNTEYIIWPETAIPIYADEERIRTYQEIIDLQNYLNKYKNGSLITGIETIKVYPDKRTVSAKFDDRSGQYYDNFNSAMQLENSANIQFYHKSKLVPGAEKMPFPKVFSFMDGVFSKLGGSVSGWGWQEKPSVLYAQSGIGAAPVVCYESLWGDWIGQQVKDGAQFIAIITNDGWWGNTSGKDQHEMYAKLRAIETRRDVARSANTGISCFINQRGDVTQSTKWWTRTALKADINLNDEITFYVKSGDVIAKFLSVLAIILALIIPYKKWVRK; translated from the coding sequence ATGAAATCAAAACAAACCTACCTGCTCGCGTTATTAAGCGCTTTGCTACTTTGGCTAGCCTGGCCGCCAATGCATTTTACAACACCTTTGCTATTGATCGCTTTGGTTCCGCTGTTTATTGCACTTGAGGCCGTTGGTAATCGTGTGACACCGAAAACAGGCAGGCACATATTCTTAACCGCTGGATTAACGTTCCTGGTATGGAATACGGCATCAATTTATTGGGTTTATAACGCCATAAGTGCCTACAATGGTGCTTTAACCGCTATCCCCGTGTTGATAATTCCTTACGGTTTGGGTGCGCTGTTAATGACATTCGCCTTTTGGCTATATTACAGGTTAAGCAAGTATGCCAATAAGCGCATTGCCTATTTGGGCCTTATTTCTTTTTATATTGCGCTGGAATATCTACAGCAAACGTGGGATCTGGCTTTCCCCTGGATGACCCTGGGAAATGGTTTGGCAGGCATGCATCAACTGGCACAATGGTATGATTATACCGGTGTGTATGGCGGCTCACTCTGGATTTTGCTAAGTAATATTCTGGCCTTCGAAGCTTACCGGAAGTTTAAATCGCAAACGGGATACCTAAAATTTCGTCCATGGGCCATATGGGTTTTAGTGGTCATTATTCCAATCGGCATTTCATTAACAAAATATTTTACTTCGGTGCAAAAAGGTACGCCAAGCAACGTTGTTGTGGTGCAGCCTAACATCGATCCTTATTTGAAGCTGAGCGATATTCCGCCTGCAGAGCAAATTAAGATCCTAACGCATTTAACCGATTCGTTGGCCCAACCCAATACCGAGTACATCATCTGGCCAGAAACTGCAATTCCTATTTATGCAGATGAGGAGCGGATTAGGACTTATCAGGAAATAATCGACTTGCAGAACTATTTAAACAAATACAAGAATGGTTCGCTCATTACGGGCATCGAAACCATTAAAGTTTACCCCGATAAGCGTACTGTTTCGGCAAAGTTCGATGACCGTAGCGGGCAATATTACGATAATTTTAATTCGGCAATGCAGTTAGAAAATTCTGCGAACATTCAGTTTTATCACAAATCGAAGTTGGTACCCGGAGCCGAAAAAATGCCTTTTCCGAAAGTGTTTTCATTTATGGATGGCGTATTCTCCAAGCTCGGAGGGAGCGTAAGCGGTTGGGGATGGCAAGAGAAACCAAGCGTGCTTTATGCGCAAAGTGGGATTGGTGCTGCACCTGTAGTTTGTTATGAAAGTTTGTGGGGCGATTGGATCGGACAGCAGGTTAAGGATGGCGCACAGTTCATCGCCATTATTACCAACGATGGTTGGTGGGGAAACACTTCGGGAAAAGACCAGCACGAAATGTATGCAAAATTACGAGCTATAGAAACCCGTCGCGATGTTGCCCGTTCGGCCAATACTGGCATTTCTTGTTTCATTAACCAACGGGGCGACGTTACGCAAAGTACCAAATGGTGGACCCGAACGGCCTTGAAGGCCGATATCAACCTGAATGATGAAATTACTTTTTATGTGAAAAGCGGCGATGTTATTGCCAAATTTTTATCGGTGTTAGCTATCATTCTCGCCTTAATTATTCCTTACAAAAAATGGGTAAGAAAATAA
- the serS gene encoding serine--tRNA ligase, with protein MLQVNYIRENREKVLERLSVRNFKQPELVDEIIKIDEDRRATQTSLDNLSAEANAAAKKIGDLMRTGQKDEAEAIKAQTAAHKESIKNLTEKLNELETAQFNLTVQLPNLPYELVPNGSTAEENEVVYLHGRPAELPTKALPHWELAAKYDIIDFELGVKITGAGFPVYKGKGARLQRALINFFLDRATAAGYKEMQVPHLVNAASGFGTGQLPDKEGQMYHATIDDLYLIPTAEVPVTNLYRDVILKEEDLPIKNTAYTPCFRREAGSYGAHVRGLNRLHQFDKVEVVQITHPDKSYETLEEMSQYVQSLLQELGLHYRVLRLCGGDMGFTSAMTYDMEVWSAAQERWLEVSSVSNFETYQANRLKLRFKGKEGKAQLAHSLNGSALALPRIVASILENYQTENGIKIPEALVKYTGFDRID; from the coding sequence ATGCTGCAAGTTAACTATATCCGCGAAAATAGAGAGAAAGTTTTAGAACGTTTAAGTGTGCGTAACTTTAAACAACCTGAGTTGGTAGATGAAATCATCAAAATTGATGAAGACCGTCGTGCTACACAAACTTCGCTCGATAATTTATCTGCGGAAGCCAACGCTGCGGCAAAAAAGATCGGCGATTTAATGCGCACCGGTCAAAAAGACGAAGCTGAAGCAATTAAAGCTCAAACTGCCGCTCACAAAGAAAGCATTAAAAACCTTACTGAAAAGCTGAACGAACTGGAAACTGCACAATTCAATTTAACGGTGCAATTGCCTAATTTACCATACGAGCTGGTACCGAACGGGTCAACCGCCGAAGAAAATGAAGTGGTTTATCTACATGGTCGGCCGGCAGAGTTGCCTACAAAAGCATTGCCACATTGGGAGCTTGCCGCCAAATACGATATCATCGACTTTGAGTTAGGCGTTAAGATTACAGGCGCAGGTTTTCCGGTATATAAAGGCAAAGGGGCAAGATTACAGCGTGCCTTGATCAACTTCTTTTTAGATCGTGCCACCGCAGCAGGCTATAAAGAAATGCAGGTGCCGCACCTGGTTAACGCCGCTTCAGGCTTTGGAACTGGGCAGCTGCCAGATAAAGAAGGGCAAATGTACCATGCTACGATCGACGATTTATACCTGATCCCTACAGCGGAAGTTCCGGTTACGAATTTATACCGCGATGTAATTTTGAAGGAAGAGGATTTGCCAATTAAAAATACGGCCTACACGCCTTGTTTTCGTAGAGAAGCAGGGTCGTATGGTGCACATGTGCGTGGCCTGAACCGCTTACATCAGTTTGATAAAGTTGAGGTTGTTCAAATTACGCATCCGGATAAATCTTACGAAACTTTAGAGGAAATGAGCCAGTATGTTCAGTCTCTGTTGCAGGAACTGGGCCTACATTATCGCGTTTTACGCCTTTGTGGTGGTGATATGGGTTTTACTTCTGCCATGACTTATGACATGGAGGTTTGGAGTGCGGCTCAAGAGCGCTGGTTAGAGGTTTCTTCGGTTTCTAACTTCGAAACTTATCAGGCGAACCGATTGAAGCTTCGTTTTAAAGGCAAAGAAGGCAAAGCGCAACTAGCCCATTCATTAAATGGAAGTGCACTGGCACTACCCCGCATCGTAGCCTCAATATTGGAGAATTATCAAACAGAAAACGGAATTAAAATCCCCGAAGCCTTGGTAAAATATACGGGTTTTGATAGGATTGATTAA
- a CDS encoding nucleotidyltransferase family protein, whose translation MESLISSHLSEIKNLFKKYGVKEAYLFGSAAKNNLQKDSDVDFLVNFSNKTDFESYGNNYFDLLYALQDLLKRDVDLVAEETLSNPYLIESINQSKIQLV comes from the coding sequence ATGGAAAGTTTGATTTCGAGTCATTTATCAGAAATAAAAAACCTCTTTAAAAAATACGGCGTTAAAGAAGCTTATTTGTTCGGTAGCGCAGCAAAAAACAACCTGCAAAAAGATAGCGACGTAGATTTTTTAGTGAATTTTTCTAATAAAACAGATTTTGAAAGCTATGGAAACAACTATTTCGATTTGCTTTACGCCTTACAGGATTTATTAAAAAGAGATGTTGATTTAGTTGCTGAAGAAACACTGAGTAATCCATATTTAATAGAAAGCATTAACCAAAGTAAGATTCAACTGGTATGA
- a CDS encoding 2-phosphosulfolactate phosphatase, which translates to MKIEVCLTPALIDLYDIEQSIVVVIDILRATSSITYGIENGAEAIIPVANVEDCLNYNDKGYLLAAERNGEVVVGYDFGNSPFSYTKEKVGGKTVVLTTTNGTKALHLANKRASQVLIGSFLNLDALCDYLKVQDKNVLLLCAGWKDQFNLEDTLFAGAVVSKLRQYFEHFDDSSVAAEDLYGIAKNDLRKYLNKSSHSHRLAQLNIEEDVVFCLQLNICQAIPVLEGDRLVKLAV; encoded by the coding sequence ATGAAAATAGAAGTCTGTTTAACCCCGGCACTTATCGATTTATACGATATTGAGCAAAGCATTGTGGTGGTTATCGATATTTTAAGGGCAACTTCGTCCATTACTTATGGCATAGAAAACGGTGCAGAAGCCATTATTCCGGTTGCTAATGTTGAAGACTGTTTGAATTATAACGATAAAGGTTATTTGCTGGCCGCAGAACGCAATGGGGAAGTAGTAGTCGGCTACGATTTCGGAAATTCGCCTTTTTCGTACACCAAAGAAAAAGTAGGTGGAAAAACAGTGGTGCTCACTACAACCAATGGAACAAAGGCGTTGCATTTGGCAAATAAAAGAGCTTCGCAGGTGCTTATTGGTTCATTCTTAAACCTCGATGCACTTTGCGATTACCTGAAAGTACAGGATAAAAATGTGCTGTTGCTTTGTGCAGGCTGGAAAGACCAGTTTAATTTGGAAGATACCTTATTTGCGGGAGCTGTGGTGAGCAAACTTCGCCAGTATTTCGAACATTTCGACGATTCGAGTGTGGCTGCGGAAGACTTATACGGCATTGCTAAAAACGATCTTCGTAAATACCTTAATAAATCATCACACAGCCATCGCCTTGCACAGTTAAATATAGAGGAAGATGTTGTTTTCTGCCTACAATTGAATATTTGTCAAGCTATTCCTGTTTTAGAGGGCGACCGATTGGTGAAGCTTGCTGTGTAA
- a CDS encoding PH domain-containing protein, with translation MNSIDRFLSDEQDPKAVEKVIGKLNDLLTTGEEILYLAVQKKPAVNLLPDSIAISNKRIFYCEPGNLGLTMNFKDISWKSIKEVSFKEEFFGSKFICVPQHGENIVTEFIPKVQARKLHQAANQQLEEYKELLRQQKLEENRAGSINLTPQPFPDVKPFEEIAAPEPIQIAEVVEEQEDETTLKLRKLKTLYDKHLITQQEYETKKAAILDSL, from the coding sequence ATGAATAGCATAGATCGATTTCTTAGTGACGAACAAGACCCAAAAGCGGTTGAAAAGGTGATCGGAAAATTAAACGACCTCTTAACCACGGGCGAGGAAATCCTGTATTTGGCCGTGCAAAAAAAACCGGCAGTGAACTTGTTACCAGACAGCATCGCAATTTCGAACAAGCGTATTTTTTACTGCGAACCGGGAAATTTAGGCTTAACCATGAATTTCAAGGATATTTCGTGGAAGAGCATCAAAGAAGTTTCTTTTAAGGAAGAATTTTTTGGATCGAAGTTTATCTGTGTTCCACAACATGGCGAAAATATCGTAACCGAATTTATCCCCAAGGTGCAGGCCAGAAAGCTTCATCAGGCGGCAAACCAACAATTGGAAGAATATAAAGAGCTGCTGCGTCAGCAAAAATTGGAAGAAAACCGGGCCGGCTCCATCAATCTTACGCCACAACCTTTTCCTGACGTTAAGCCCTTTGAAGAAATTGCCGCTCCCGAACCGATTCAAATTGCCGAAGTGGTAGAGGAACAAGAAGATGAAACCACCTTGAAGTTGCGTAAGTTGAAAACATTATACGATAAGCACCTCATTACCCAGCAGGAATACGAAACTAAAAAAGCAGCTATTTTAGATAGTTTGTAA
- a CDS encoding DUF2490 domain-containing protein translates to MMKKRLLLLTMVSFMAIGKLSAQTQYQNSGWFMFLNNTKFNEKWGLQFDVQVRSADDWKYVRNTLVRPALQYFINDKNNVALGYLWQTTQSQSATAGNSFLHEHRIFEQYIFTHKLSSILASHRVRVEQRFIGRANEDVFAQRFRYFFRLVQPLQKVESGFTKGAFVALQNEVFLNFQNKDKINNSVFDQNRAYLALGYRFSKKFDIEAGYLNQAVKNTNNHTNNSIAQLALYTRF, encoded by the coding sequence ATGATGAAAAAACGATTACTATTACTAACCATGGTTTCGTTCATGGCCATTGGAAAGCTCTCTGCCCAAACACAATATCAAAATTCGGGTTGGTTTATGTTTTTGAACAACACGAAATTTAACGAAAAGTGGGGCTTGCAGTTTGATGTACAGGTGCGCTCAGCCGACGACTGGAAATATGTGCGCAACACGTTGGTGCGGCCGGCGCTGCAATATTTTATTAACGACAAAAATAATGTGGCACTTGGGTACTTGTGGCAAACTACGCAATCGCAATCGGCTACGGCAGGCAATTCATTCTTGCACGAGCACCGCATTTTCGAACAATACATTTTTACACACAAGCTGAGTTCAATTTTAGCCAGCCACAGGGTTAGGGTTGAGCAACGGTTTATAGGCCGTGCAAATGAAGATGTTTTTGCACAGCGTTTCCGCTACTTTTTCAGGCTGGTTCAGCCACTACAAAAGGTAGAATCGGGTTTTACAAAGGGTGCATTTGTGGCGCTGCAGAACGAAGTGTTCCTGAATTTTCAAAATAAAGACAAAATCAACAACAGCGTGTTCGACCAAAACAGGGCTTACCTTGCTTTGGGCTATCGTTTCTCGAAGAAATTTGATATTGAAGCGGGCTATTTAAACCAGGCAGTTAAAAACACAAACAACCACACCAACAATAGCATTGCTCAGCTTGCCCTTTATACGAGGTTTTAA
- the rsmI gene encoding 16S rRNA (cytidine(1402)-2'-O)-methyltransferase: MSGKLFLVPTPIGNLEDMTFRAIRILKECDLILAEDTRTSAPMLKHFGIDKRVFSHHQHNEHKATSEIIKFLKEGQKIALISDAGTPAISDPGFFLVREAIKNEIAVECLPGATAFVPALVNSGLPADAFCFEGFLPVKKGRQTKFKKLADEERTIILYESPHRLLKTLEEFAQYLGEDRQASVSRELTKMFEETVRGTLVEIKSHFEHNTLKGEFVICIAGKPVTKSKSKYGDAND, encoded by the coding sequence ATGAGCGGCAAATTATTTCTGGTACCTACACCAATAGGCAATTTGGAAGACATGACTTTCAGGGCCATCCGCATTTTAAAGGAATGCGACTTGATTTTGGCGGAAGATACCCGCACAAGCGCCCCCATGTTGAAGCACTTTGGCATAGATAAACGTGTTTTTTCGCACCACCAGCATAACGAGCATAAGGCCACCTCAGAAATTATCAAATTTTTAAAAGAGGGGCAAAAAATTGCCTTGATTTCTGATGCGGGTACGCCAGCGATTTCAGATCCCGGCTTTTTCTTGGTTCGGGAGGCGATAAAAAACGAGATAGCGGTGGAGTGCCTGCCCGGCGCAACAGCGTTTGTGCCGGCATTGGTCAATTCGGGCTTACCTGCTGATGCTTTCTGTTTTGAGGGTTTTTTACCAGTAAAAAAAGGGCGCCAAACCAAATTTAAAAAGCTTGCCGACGAAGAACGAACGATTATACTTTACGAAAGCCCGCATCGTTTATTGAAGACTTTGGAAGAGTTTGCGCAGTATTTAGGCGAAGATAGGCAAGCATCGGTAAGCAGAGAATTAACCAAGATGTTTGAGGAAACCGTACGCGGTACGTTAGTGGAAATAAAATCGCATTTTGAGCACAATACTTTAAAGGGAGAATTTGTAATTTGCATTGCCGGAAAGCCAGTAACAAAGAGTAAAAGCAAATATGGCGATGCTAATGATTAG
- the fabV gene encoding enoyl-ACP reductase FabV — protein MIIEPRMRGFICLTAHPDGCAQNVKNQIEYVKSKGAINGPKKVLVIGASTGFGLASRIAAAYGSDAATIGVFFEKAPSAGKTASPGWYNSAAFEKEAHAAGLYAKSVNGDAFSKEIKAETLALIKADLGQVDLVIYSLASPVRKHPDTEVLHRSTLKPIGGTYTNKTVDFHTGNVTEISIEPATEEDIANTVAVMGGEDWAMWIDALKTENLLANGATTVAYSYIGPALTEPVYRKGTIGRAKDDLEATAFTIADKLKDIDGKAYVSVNKALVTQASSAIPVIPLYISLLYKIMKEDGIHEGTIEQIQRLYAERLYTGGEVPVDEKGRIRIDDLEMREDVQAKVAKLWEEATTETLPAIGDLPGYRSDFLSLFGFEIDKVDYQKDANEVVEIESLA, from the coding sequence ATGATTATTGAACCAAGAATGAGGGGCTTTATTTGTTTAACGGCACATCCAGATGGTTGCGCTCAAAACGTAAAGAACCAAATTGAATATGTAAAATCAAAAGGTGCTATTAACGGCCCCAAAAAAGTTTTAGTAATTGGTGCATCAACAGGTTTTGGCCTGGCCTCTCGTATTGCTGCGGCATATGGTTCTGACGCGGCAACAATAGGTGTATTTTTTGAGAAAGCACCGTCTGCCGGCAAAACCGCGTCGCCCGGCTGGTACAACAGCGCCGCGTTCGAAAAAGAAGCGCATGCAGCAGGTTTATATGCAAAAAGTGTTAACGGCGATGCCTTCTCTAAAGAGATTAAAGCAGAAACCCTTGCATTGATCAAGGCCGATTTGGGTCAGGTAGATTTAGTGATTTACAGTTTGGCTTCTCCGGTAAGAAAGCACCCCGATACCGAAGTGTTACACCGCTCTACTTTGAAGCCAATTGGCGGAACTTATACCAACAAAACAGTCGATTTTCACACTGGTAACGTGACAGAAATTTCTATCGAGCCTGCTACTGAAGAGGATATTGCGAATACGGTTGCCGTAATGGGTGGCGAAGATTGGGCGATGTGGATTGACGCTTTAAAAACTGAAAATTTATTAGCCAATGGCGCTACAACCGTTGCTTACTCTTACATAGGCCCCGCGTTAACCGAGCCGGTGTACCGTAAAGGAACGATAGGCCGTGCTAAAGACGACCTGGAGGCCACAGCGTTTACTATCGCCGATAAGTTGAAAGATATTGATGGCAAAGCTTACGTTTCTGTAAATAAGGCGTTGGTTACTCAGGCGAGTTCTGCAATTCCGGTAATTCCGTTGTACATTTCGTTGTTATATAAAATAATGAAAGAGGATGGGATTCATGAAGGTACCATCGAGCAAATTCAGCGTTTATATGCCGAAAGATTATATACTGGCGGTGAAGTTCCGGTAGATGAAAAAGGCAGGATCAGAATAGATGATTTGGAAATGCGTGAAGACGTACAAGCTAAAGTTGCAAAACTTTGGGAAGAGGCAACTACGGAAACATTACCTGCAATTGGCGATTTGCCGGGCTATCGCTCAGATTTTTTGAGCTTATTCGGTTTCGAAATTGATAAAGTCGACTATCAGAAAGATGCCAATGAAGTGGTAGAGATTGAAAGTCTCGCTTAA
- a CDS encoding cold-shock protein, with the protein MAKSQATYSKKENEKKRLKKQKDKQEKREERQANAKKGLALEDMMAYVDENGNISSTPPDPKKKKVINTEDIQIGISRQEDIIDENPVKKGTVTFFNDSKGYGFIKNTETQDSIFVHANGCITQIKEGDKVSFEVEMGQKGPTAVKVTKV; encoded by the coding sequence ATGGCTAAATCTCAGGCAACATACAGTAAAAAAGAGAACGAAAAAAAACGATTAAAAAAACAAAAAGACAAACAAGAAAAAAGAGAAGAACGACAAGCGAATGCTAAAAAGGGTTTAGCGCTTGAAGATATGATGGCTTACGTTGACGAAAACGGAAACATCTCTTCTACTCCACCAGATCCTAAAAAGAAGAAAGTAATTAACACCGAAGACATTCAGATTGGTATCTCGAGACAAGAAGATATCATTGATGAAAATCCTGTTAAAAAAGGAACGGTAACTTTCTTTAACGACAGTAAAGGTTACGGTTTTATTAAGAATACCGAAACTCAGGATAGCATTTTCGTGCATGCCAATGGTTGCATCACTCAAATTAAAGAGGGTGATAAAGTTAGTTTTGAGGTAGAAATGGGTCAAAAAGGACCAACTGCCGTAAAAGTGACTAAAGTTTAA
- a CDS encoding GNAT family N-acetyltransferase, with translation MNFDLQPTLENDLIKIAPLKSDDFDRLYAVASDPLVWEQHPNKDRHQRGVFENFFKGALESKGALIVYDKATGQVVGSSRYYEFDPENMSIAIGYTFIGRNYWGLGYNSAMKKLMLDYAFQFVERVILHIGATNFRSQKAIEKLGGQKVAEIEVAYYGEPLKWNFVYEINKQDWLSRA, from the coding sequence ATGAACTTCGACTTACAACCTACTTTAGAAAACGACCTGATCAAAATCGCTCCGCTTAAAAGCGACGATTTTGATCGGTTGTATGCTGTTGCATCCGATCCGCTGGTTTGGGAGCAACACCCGAATAAAGACCGTCACCAACGCGGGGTTTTCGAAAATTTCTTTAAAGGCGCTCTTGAATCCAAGGGCGCTTTGATTGTTTACGATAAAGCGACTGGGCAAGTAGTTGGTAGCTCGAGATACTATGAGTTCGACCCAGAAAATATGTCGATAGCCATTGGCTACACATTCATCGGTCGTAATTATTGGGGGCTGGGCTATAATTCGGCGATGAAAAAGCTGATGTTAGATTACGCCTTTCAGTTTGTTGAAAGGGTGATTTTGCACATTGGTGCCACAAATTTTCGATCGCAAAAAGCTATCGAAAAATTGGGCGGCCAAAAGGTTGCCGAAATCGAGGTTGCTTATTACGGTGAGCCCCTAAAGTGGAACTTTGTTTATGAGATTAACAAACAGGATTGGCTGAGTAGGGCTTAA